ATCACCACCCCCATGGCACGTGGttctcctccaccaccaccacaacgCGTAGTTCTCCATcttcaccatcaccaccaccaccacgtgTCGTTCTCCACCACCACGTGTCGCTCTCCACCACCACATGTGGTTCTCCACCACCATCACCATGGCACATGGTTCTCCACCACCGTCATCACCACCCCCGTGACACGTGGTTCTCCACCGCCATCTCTTCCACCACCACACACGGttctccaccaccaccagctcctCACCACCACACATGTTTCTCCACCACACGCGTGAGCAGTGGCGGCTGCTGGGCCACCCCCCGCCTCCCctcacagcccccagccccacgaGCGCCGGGGCTGGGTGTGACACCCCCCACCTCACTCTGGCCACTCTCCCAGCTGGTGCCACGGCGGGTGGCAGCAGCGACGTCCCCGTtttcacccccccaccccgggttGAGCTGCCGGCACGTggccgccccccaccccacaccccccccagccccatttcTCTCCCCAGAGCGTGGCCAACCTGATGGAGCGGCGCCAGTACGAGACCAAGGAGAACAAGTGAGCGCGGGGCCGCGGGTGATGCGAGGGCTGGGTGGTGGCTTTGGTGGGGACCAAAGCCACCGTTTtcttctgccccctccccccaggaggctgctggagaAGTCGCAGGCGGGTGGAAGCCATCTTGGCCTCCATGCAGGCCACCGGCGCCGAGGACGCGCAGCTGCAGGAGATCGAGGAGATGATCACGGCCCCTGAGcgggcagcagctggagaccCTCAAACGCAACGTCAACAAGTGagcgctgccgggggggggggggagggacaCGAGTGGGCTGGGGACCCCATCAatgtgctggggaccccctcCATGGGCTGGAGACCCCGTGATGGGCTGAGGACCCCGTGATGGGCTGGGGGCCCcgttggtgggctggggacccTCTCCATGAGCTGGGGACCCCGTGATGGGCTGAGGACCCCGTGATGGGCTGGGGACCCCATGATGGGCTGGGGACCCCGTTGGTGAGCTGGGGACCTCGCCTATGGGCTGGGGACCCcgttggtgggctggggaccccATCAATGAGCTGGGGACCCTGTGGGCCACCGCTGCACCTGCCCCCCAGGATCGACGCCAGCGAGAACCAGTGTGGACGAGACCATCTTCGTGCTGGAGTCGTTCATCGAGAGCACCGTGAAGAGGCCCTGAGGGGggaggggcgcgggggggggcgaGGGCCGAATAAAGCACGAGCCGCAGATGCCGCCTGAGCGTCCCGCGGGCACGGGGAAcgtgggggggtggggtgggtggggggtggtcgGTCGGTGCCTGTAGGCGTCGCTGTGCGCGCTGCCGCCGGCAGGGGGCGCGCTCCCCCCCCCGCGATGAAGCCACGCCCCCAGTGGGGCcacaccccccgccccgtggGGCCACGCCCCCCCGGAGCGCCCATGGCGGGGCTGGCGCGCGTGCTGGTGCACgtgcggcggggcggggcggggcgcggcgcaGGGCGGCCCGCGGCCTTCGGGCAGGTACCGGGGGcaaagggggggcggggggggggggcgcggggggcagTGAGGGGGGCGCGCTGGGCGTGCAAAGCCTGCACCGGGCGGGAGGGGCACGGCAGGGGGTGTGAGTGTGCAAGGGGGGTGCAAGAGTGCACAGAcacctgggggtgggggttgtgCACACACCTGGCTGCTGCCGCAGGGGGTTCCTGTGCCACGCCGGTGGCCATGGCGGTGCCACGGTACTGGCCATCGTGGTGGCCATCGCGGTGCCATGGCACAGGCCACGCCGCCCCCCCCCACAGAGCGTCACCGGCACCTTCTGCGCCGCACACGAGGACGCGGCTGTGGTGACCTGCGGGCTGGATGGCGGCCGCTTCCTCATCTCCGACGTGGCCTTCCCCggctccaccaccaccctcctCAAGGTGGGTGAGGGGCCAGCgcacccctgggtgcccccccccagtgcccccccctTCCTCTCACACGTCTCCCCCGCAGAGACCCTCCTTCTGCCCCGCCAAGTGCCTGGGGCAGCGGCCGGAGCTGACCCCCCCCGCCGagctgcggggccggggggtggCCGCGGGGGTGGCGGTGCTGCTGCAGGCCAGCACCGGCCGCATCCTGCTCACGCGCCGCGCCAGCACCCTCAGCATCTTCCCCAACGTCTGGGTGCCGCCCGGTGAGTCCAGCCgcagcggggggtgggggggcaatCGTTTTGGGGTGCCCCTAACCCTCTGTCCCCTCCTCGCAGGTGGGCACGTGGAGCCGGATGAGGAGGtgaggggacaggcaggagggGGTGTTGGGGGGCTGGTGCACTCtgacctacccccaccccccatttctCCCTGGCCGCAGCTGCTGGACGtggggctgcgggagctggaggaggagacGGGGCTGCGCCTGGACGCGGGGACCTTCTCCTGGAGGATGCTCGGCCTCTGGGAGGTAACaacctgctgggctggggggctcagcaccGGCGCCCCGCCCCCATagcacccagcacccatgggtggggGTGGCGGCACCTGGCTGACACGTTCCCCACTCCCCACGGGACCGGCCCCAGGGTCCCAGCACGCTGCCCATGTTCCCCCAGTCCATCTACCCGCCCATGCTGAGCCGGGGGCTGCCGCGCCGCCACCACATCGTCAcctacctgctgctgctctccgcCGAG
Above is a window of Falco biarmicus isolate bFalBia1 chromosome 19, bFalBia1.pri, whole genome shotgun sequence DNA encoding:
- the NUDT17 gene encoding nucleoside diphosphate-linked moiety X motif 17; the encoded protein is MAGLARVLVHVRRGGAGRGAGRPAAFGQSVTGTFCAAHEDAAVVTCGLDGGRFLISDVAFPGSTTTLLKRPSFCPAKCLGQRPELTPPAELRGRGVAAGVAVLLQASTGRILLTRRASTLSIFPNVWVPPGGHVEPDEELLDVGLRELEEETGLRLDAGTFSWRMLGLWESIYPPMLSRGLPRRHHIVTYLLLLSAEPHEQLEARMRPSESEVSAYAWLEPPVLEAIAATEDGADSVGSVPDTLPATISITELRDGSARSTQLPTATLLRVAPAHGEDVERVSTGTKFALQRWLEPPGPRAAPRRE